One genomic region from Rosa rugosa chromosome 1, drRosRugo1.1, whole genome shotgun sequence encodes:
- the LOC133733269 gene encoding uncharacterized protein LOC133733269 — MANSIGRKLRMVFIRKMFRNLFKKNKNYSKDLPEEIMQLILQRLCIIDYLRCREVSRSWRAAVDRAIVVKLCPPVPQPWLLLNSLRPFYIRDGCSLASLSKQETHKSKSSRLYDGRVHCVGSIDGWLIMAKVPEDSLSSDCNCVNFFLNPLSGARVMLPSQSTISHYENNLPNFFRKVVASSIPTMQHCIVVSLCLDKKLYLCRHIDKSWTLIETSYCDDIEIVDDKLYAATKTGSELILMVFSFSIQEVHDGGPLTYKAERFCFRPSNLVDNVRIVGGVTYWTLYTDLYLAKGSASEEVFVILTEVVSVYNALRPIPYSTGTEGFRVLKLDCNTNGYPWVEVFDLGDQILFLSRCSSKFIASSGGFRRSLHNETLERDSIYFAFRNEFGVFSLPNRNIKCLTFRRNHSVDFVRESVWFTPNPW, encoded by the coding sequence ATGGCTAACTCCATTGGCCGCAAGCTCAGAATGGTTTTCATTAGAAAGATGTTTCGAAATTTGTtcaagaagaataaaaattacTCGAAGGATCTCCCAGAAGAAATCATGCAATTGATTCTACAGCGGCTGTGCATAATAGATTACCTCAGGTGTCGTGAGGTATCTCGTTCTTGGCGAGCTGCTGTTGATAGGGCAATCGTGGTAAAGCTTTGCCCTCCGGTTCCTCAGCCATGGCTTTTGCTCAACTCTCTTCGTCCCTTCTACATTAGAGATGGCTGCTCTCTAGCTAGTCTCAGTAAACAAGAAACTCATAAATCAAAGTCATCTAGGTTATATGACGGGCGCGTTCATTGTGTTGGGTCAATTGATGGGTGGTTGATCATGGCAAAGGTACCTGAAGATAGTCTAAGTAGCGATTGCAATTGTGTCAATTTCTTCTTGAATCCATTATCAGGTGCTAGAGTCATGCTCCCTTCACAGTCCACAATTTCACACTACGAGAACAATCTTCCTAATTTCTTCAGGAAAGTGGTGGCATCCTCAATACCAACAATGCAGCACTGTATTGTGGTTAGCCTTTGTTTAGATAAGAAATTGTATTTGTGTAGGCACATTGACAAGTCTTGGACCCTCATTGAGACCAGCTATTGCGATGATATAGAGATAGTCGATGACAAATTATATGCTGCAACAAAGACAGGATCCGAGTTAATTCTAATGGTGTTTAGCTTTAGCATCCAAGAAGTTCATGATGGCGGCCCTCTCACCTATAAAGCTGAAAGGTTTTGTTTTAGGCCAAGTAATTTGGTGGATAATGTTCGGATAGTGGGAGGAGTTACTTATTGGACTCTCTACACTGACCTGTACCTAGCAAAAGGTTCTGCTTCAGAGGAAGTGTTTGTGATTCTTACTGAGGTGGTCAGTGTTTACAATGCACTCCGACCAATACCTTACAGTACTGGAACTGAAGGATTTAGAGTGCTTAAGCTGGATTGTAATACTAATGGTTATCCGTGGGTAGAGGTTTTCGACCTTGGTGACCAGATATTGTTCTTGAGCAGGTGCAGCAGCAAATTTATCGCTTCCAGTGGTGGCTTTAGACGTTCTTTACACAATGAGACACTAGAAAGAGATAGTATATACTTTGCTTTCCGAAATGAATTTGGGGTGTTTTCCTTGCCCAATAGGAACATCAAATGTTTGACTTTTCGTAGGAATCATTCAGTTGACTTTGTAAGAGAAAGTGTTTGGTTCACACCAAATCCATGGTAA